In Penaeus chinensis breed Huanghai No. 1 chromosome 26, ASM1920278v2, whole genome shotgun sequence, a single genomic region encodes these proteins:
- the LOC125039053 gene encoding larval cuticle protein A2B-like, which yields MSLKVVVLACVAVVALCDKAPVYAPPPPAYAPAPYHAPEPAYHAPAPYHAPEPAYHAPAHYEPEYPDVPPKYNYNYGVADGYSGANFGHTESRDGYKTEGSYTVDLPDGRKQIVNYVDNGDGLIAEVTYEGEAQYPEHTPSYKPAPPAYGPPPPTYA from the exons GTCGTCGTCCTCGCCTGCGTGGCTGTCGTCGCTCTGTGCGACAAGGCCCCAGTCtacgcccctcctcccccagcctacGCTCCTGCACCTTACCATGCCCCCGAACCTGCCTACCACGCCCCTGCACCCTACCACGCCCCCGAACCTGCCTACCACGCCCCTGCACACTACGAGCCCGAATACCCTGAT GTGCCACCcaagtacaactacaactacggtGTCGCCGACGGATACTCCGGCGCCAACTTCGGCCACACTgagtcccgcgacggctacaagaccgagggcagctacaccgtcgacctccccgacggccgcaagcagatcgtcaactacgtggacaacggcgacggtcTTATTGCTGAagtcacctacgagggcgaggctcagtaccccgagcACACACCCTCCTACAAGCCCGCTCCTCCCGCCtacggcccccctccccccacctatgcCTAA